One part of the Bacillota bacterium genome encodes these proteins:
- a CDS encoding tetratricopeptide repeat protein: MKEGKSLNLKTRLNLFLEKIQGFLKNFLQACRFKEGGFLEENGSGNLYWAKSLALEASPKNTFLLDKALENGVETPELWRLKGESLMHQGQFFEANNCFDRALRLSPKDAVALDSKGYCLYKLGYYEIALSCFIQALTLRPRDPEILTNTGICLCHLGRYMEALNYFEKALQNGGCSPTLWNNKGFCLAKLGRYQEAYQAYKIALECGEYESVDLLCNVAAALVGIGAYREALYYFDRALQMDSEDPLLLNNVAVCLEEQGRYDLALKCYEKALSYVSDNLTYLYNKGVCLARMKCWEEALHCLEEVVAREPNHTAAWGELGAIYLAQGKSEKALICYNRALGLIK; the protein is encoded by the coding sequence TTGAAGGAGGGGAAATCCTTGAATTTGAAAACTAGGCTGAACCTGTTCTTGGAAAAAATTCAAGGTTTTTTAAAGAACTTCCTGCAGGCGTGCAGATTTAAAGAAGGCGGATTCCTTGAGGAGAACGGTTCTGGAAACTTATACTGGGCAAAAAGTCTTGCCCTTGAGGCCTCTCCAAAGAATACCTTCTTGCTGGATAAGGCGCTGGAAAATGGAGTGGAAACCCCCGAACTTTGGAGGCTCAAAGGGGAAAGCTTGATGCATCAGGGCCAGTTTTTTGAGGCAAACAACTGCTTTGACCGGGCGTTGCGCCTTTCCCCAAAGGACGCAGTGGCGTTGGATAGCAAGGGTTATTGCTTGTACAAACTGGGCTATTACGAGATTGCCCTTTCCTGTTTCATTCAGGCTTTAACGCTACGTCCCCGTGATCCGGAAATTTTAACAAATACCGGTATTTGCCTCTGTCATTTAGGCCGCTATATGGAAGCACTAAACTATTTTGAAAAGGCCTTGCAAAATGGCGGATGCTCCCCTACTCTTTGGAACAACAAAGGTTTTTGTCTTGCTAAGTTGGGGCGTTATCAGGAAGCCTATCAGGCGTATAAAATTGCCCTGGAGTGCGGTGAATATGAATCGGTCGATCTTTTATGTAATGTAGCTGCCGCACTGGTGGGAATCGGCGCCTACAGGGAAGCCCTGTATTATTTCGATCGCGCGCTCCAGATGGATTCTGAAGATCCTCTTTTGCTGAATAATGTTGCAGTATGCCTGGAGGAGCAGGGTCGTTATGATCTTGCTTTGAAGTGTTACGAAAAGGCTTTAAGTTATGTTTCCGATAACCTGACGTACTTGTATAACAAGGGGGTTTGTCTCGCCAGGATGAAATGCTGGGAGGAGGCTTTGCATTGCCTGGAGGAGGTGGTCGCGCGGGAACCGAACCACACCGCTGCCTGGGGTGAATTGGGCGCCATTTATTTAGCTCAGGGAAAAAGTGAAAAGGCTTTAATTTGCTACAACAGGGCTCTTGGGTTGATTAAATAA
- a CDS encoding transcriptional repressor, translating to MRPSFNSLCAKLQQKAYKITPQRQIILKAFLDHEQQHLSAEEVHGIVREKHPEIGLATVYRTLEILASLDILHKIEFGDGCTRYEFSDAEVHHHHHLICVNCGKVMEFNDDLLETLEAWVAKKTNFLVIDHQLKFFGYCKDCQQEK from the coding sequence TTGCGGCCGAGCTTTAATTCTCTTTGTGCCAAGCTCCAGCAGAAGGCTTACAAGATTACACCTCAGCGCCAGATAATTTTAAAAGCCTTTCTCGATCATGAGCAACAGCATTTAAGCGCTGAAGAAGTTCACGGGATTGTCAGGGAGAAACACCCGGAAATCGGCCTCGCCACTGTTTACCGGACTCTGGAAATTCTTGCGAGTTTGGATATTTTGCATAAGATTGAGTTTGGAGACGGGTGCACCAGGTACGAGTTCTCCGATGCCGAGGTGCACCATCACCATCATTTAATTTGTGTCAATTGCGGCAAAGTGATGGAATTCAACGACGATCTGCTCGAAACCCTTGAGGCCTGGGTTGCCAAGAAAACCAACTTTTTGGTAATCGATCACCAGCTGAAGTTTTTCGGCTACTGCAAGGACTGCCAGCAGGAGAAATGA
- a CDS encoding response regulator yields MLKPKVLVIDDDPLVTQIIKDTLETAGFETTVLHDPTQALAVAQNFRPDIILVDRVMPKMDGCELCRQFRSNLFTSHLPIIMLTSRTDIADKIAGLEAGADDYLCKPFEPLELIARFRAHLRRIQHERSANPLTGLSGNPMVEKEIKARIAANRKFAVLYLDIDNFKAYNDTYGFLQGDEVIKFLAELLIFVFQKEGNPDDFLGHIGGDDFVAITTPDRVDKICNLLIQGFDQGIQKFYSNEDRERGFVVTIDRRGREQVFPLLSLSIAVVSNEYRPIDNHWLVGEIAAELKKYAKTFPGSIYVKDRRRR; encoded by the coding sequence ATTTTGAAACCCAAGGTTTTGGTTATCGATGATGATCCCCTGGTAACCCAAATAATTAAAGACACTTTAGAAACGGCCGGTTTTGAGACCACCGTTCTCCACGATCCCACTCAGGCCTTGGCAGTGGCTCAAAACTTCCGTCCCGACATTATTCTTGTGGACCGGGTGATGCCCAAAATGGACGGTTGCGAACTCTGCCGCCAATTTCGCAGCAATCTTTTCACCTCCCACCTTCCCATTATCATGCTTACTTCCCGCACCGATATAGCAGACAAGATTGCGGGCCTTGAAGCCGGTGCCGACGACTATCTCTGTAAACCGTTTGAGCCGCTGGAACTGATTGCGCGGTTTCGCGCCCATCTCCGGCGCATTCAGCATGAGAGAAGCGCCAATCCGCTGACCGGTTTGAGCGGAAACCCTATGGTAGAAAAAGAAATAAAGGCCAGGATTGCGGCAAACAGAAAATTTGCTGTCCTTTACCTTGATATTGATAATTTTAAAGCATATAATGACACATATGGTTTTCTGCAGGGCGACGAGGTCATTAAATTTCTTGCAGAACTCCTCATCTTCGTATTTCAAAAAGAAGGCAACCCCGACGATTTTCTGGGTCATATTGGGGGGGATGATTTTGTCGCCATAACCACACCGGATCGGGTGGATAAAATCTGCAACCTTTTAATCCAGGGTTTTGATCAGGGAATTCAAAAGTTCTACAGCAATGAAGACCGGGAGCGCGGGTTTGTCGTAACCATCGACCGGAGGGGAAGGGAGCAGGTTTTTCCCCTTTTGAGCCTCTCAATTGCAGTGGTTTCTAACGAATACCGTCCGATCGACAACCACTGGCTTGTAGGGGAAATTGCTGCAGAGCTGAAAAAGTACGCGAAAACATTCCCGGGCAGTATTTATGTCAAGGACCGCCGGAGAAGATAG
- a CDS encoding TIGR04086 family membrane protein, which translates to MPEEKNLLSKYSVNPVFLGFLVAVGFGLTGTLLLTLIFYFSPLSENYLQPAGTTLYLTGAFLGGFLAAKKAGGKGLLNGTLVGVFYFLFFTLLVLLAARTPFSLLNLSLKALYTLTVSAAGGIIGIALTD; encoded by the coding sequence ATGCCTGAGGAAAAAAATTTACTCTCTAAATACAGCGTAAACCCGGTTTTCCTCGGTTTTCTCGTCGCAGTTGGCTTTGGGCTGACTGGCACACTTCTTTTAACTTTAATTTTTTACTTTTCTCCTCTTTCTGAAAATTACCTGCAGCCAGCAGGAACCACTCTTTACCTCACCGGCGCCTTTCTGGGGGGCTTTTTGGCCGCAAAAAAGGCCGGCGGAAAAGGGCTGCTAAACGGAACTCTTGTAGGCGTCTTTTACTTTCTCTTTTTTACGCTGCTGGTGCTCTTGGCGGCCCGCACCCCTTTTTCTTTACTTAACCTGAGTTTAAAAGCACTTTACACGCTAACAGTTTCTGCCGCAGGTGGAATCATCGGGATTGCGTTAACCGATTAG
- a CDS encoding DUF3786 domain-containing protein, which yields MRMEQVRDKLNKSFMNLDVTLELAQKKLGEGKPEDIAWRAGVKYDELQSEFSVQFLNEEHRVKYPLGKVYHPKGKDVPIVNKILILHYLNTAEGVPLHHRWISFKELPSGQIYIEPFYNRAVRPLIKLFGNDPEALVKAGLALGGKKEALGDSSVTIPVFPMVPITYVIWRGDEEFPPSGNILFDASASCYLPVEDYAVVAGLVVYELRKKADQLAGGPPESRAH from the coding sequence TTGAGGATGGAGCAGGTTAGGGATAAATTAAACAAGAGTTTTATGAACCTGGATGTCACTTTAGAACTTGCTCAAAAGAAGCTGGGCGAAGGCAAACCCGAGGATATTGCCTGGCGCGCCGGGGTTAAATACGATGAGCTTCAAAGTGAGTTCTCAGTTCAATTTTTAAACGAGGAGCACCGTGTCAAGTACCCCTTGGGGAAAGTTTATCATCCAAAAGGCAAAGATGTACCCATTGTCAACAAGATTTTGATTCTCCATTATTTAAATACCGCCGAAGGGGTTCCTCTTCATCACAGGTGGATTTCCTTTAAAGAACTTCCTTCAGGTCAGATCTACATCGAGCCTTTTTACAACCGCGCTGTTCGTCCTTTGATCAAGCTTTTCGGGAATGATCCGGAGGCGCTGGTTAAAGCAGGCCTGGCGCTGGGCGGAAAAAAGGAAGCTCTCGGCGATTCCAGCGTTACCATACCGGTTTTTCCAATGGTGCCCATAACCTACGTAATCTGGCGGGGCGACGAGGAGTTTCCGCCCTCCGGCAACATTCTTTTTGACGCATCCGCCTCCTGTTATTTGCCGGTTGAAGATTACGCGGTGGTTGCGGGTCTGGTTGTGTATGAGCTGAGGAAGAAGGCAGATCAGTTGGCCGGGGGTCCGCCTGAATCCCGGGCACATTAA
- a CDS encoding YjbQ family protein has product MKTITLQTTRQIEFVDITSLIEKEVRAAGCQEGICFLYVPHTTAGITINENADPDVIRDIGQTLEKLVPVAGSYFHREGNAHAHIKASLLGCSAFVFIRNGRLALGTWQGVYFCEFDGPRRRSLFLKIMQEIGSC; this is encoded by the coding sequence ATGAAAACAATTACCCTGCAAACCACCCGGCAGATTGAATTTGTCGATATTACAAGTCTGATCGAAAAGGAAGTTCGGGCTGCCGGATGCCAGGAAGGGATTTGTTTCCTTTACGTTCCGCATACAACGGCGGGGATAACCATCAACGAAAATGCCGATCCGGATGTGATTCGGGATATCGGCCAGACCCTTGAAAAACTGGTACCCGTAGCGGGTAGTTATTTTCACAGAGAAGGAAACGCTCATGCCCACATTAAAGCCAGCCTGCTGGGTTGTTCTGCTTTTGTTTTTATTAGAAATGGCAGACTGGCACTGGGAACCTGGCAGGGAGTGTATTTCTGTGAATTCGACGGGCCCCGCCGGCGCTCTTTGTTTTTGAAGATAATGCAGGAAATCGGCTCTTGTTAG
- the aroF gene encoding 3-deoxy-7-phosphoheptulonate synthase, with the protein MIVVMDAKATQREIEQVKSRLKELGFQTHVIRGVKKQVIGAVGDKSIADAGFLELLPGVEKVMPVLKPYKLVSREAKPEGTIIEMGNLAIGGENIVVMAGPCAVESREQIVETARAVKEAGAQILRGGAFKPRSSPYSFQGLGIEGLKYLREAAEETGMLVVTEVLDSQDIPAVSEYSDILQIGARNMQNFRLLRAAGKQEKPVLLKRGLAATIEEWLMAAEYIMCEGNYRIILCERGIRTFENSTRNTLDISAVPLVKRLSHLPVVVDPSHASGKWYLVAPLAKASLAAGADGLLIEVHPRPEEARSDGAQSLTPENFKTLMEDLKKMAPFLGRRLDS; encoded by the coding sequence TTGATTGTCGTGATGGATGCGAAGGCTACCCAAAGGGAAATCGAACAGGTTAAAAGCCGCTTGAAGGAGTTGGGTTTTCAGACCCATGTAATCAGGGGGGTTAAAAAACAGGTAATCGGTGCCGTAGGTGATAAAAGTATTGCAGATGCCGGCTTTCTGGAATTGCTTCCCGGTGTCGAAAAGGTAATGCCGGTATTGAAGCCTTACAAGCTGGTAAGCCGCGAAGCGAAACCCGAAGGGACGATTATCGAGATGGGAAATCTGGCGATCGGGGGCGAAAACATTGTTGTGATGGCAGGCCCCTGTGCTGTTGAAAGCCGGGAGCAGATTGTTGAGACGGCGCGGGCCGTAAAAGAGGCTGGAGCCCAGATCCTGAGGGGTGGCGCGTTTAAACCCAGGTCTTCTCCTTACTCATTCCAGGGACTGGGTATTGAGGGGTTAAAATACCTTCGCGAGGCGGCCGAGGAAACGGGAATGCTGGTAGTAACCGAAGTTCTGGATTCCCAGGACATCCCGGCGGTTTCGGAGTATTCTGATATCCTTCAAATTGGGGCGCGGAACATGCAAAATTTCCGCCTGCTCCGGGCTGCAGGGAAACAGGAGAAGCCGGTCCTGCTGAAACGAGGCCTGGCAGCAACAATAGAAGAGTGGTTGATGGCAGCCGAATACATCATGTGCGAGGGGAATTACAGAATAATTTTATGCGAAAGGGGAATTCGAACCTTTGAGAACAGCACAAGAAACACCCTCGATATCAGCGCGGTTCCTCTGGTGAAGCGTTTAAGCCACCTTCCAGTAGTTGTCGATCCCAGTCACGCTTCGGGGAAATGGTATCTGGTGGCGCCGCTGGCAAAAGCCTCTTTGGCGGCGGGTGCCGACGGGTTGCTGATCGAAGTCCATCCCCGGCCTGAGGAAGCCAGGAGTGATGGCGCCCAATCTTTAACACCGGAGAATTTTAAAACTTTGATGGAGGATCTTAAAAAAATGGCACCCTTCTTGGGGCGCCGCCTTGATAGTTAA
- a CDS encoding glycoside hydrolase family 13 protein, whose protein sequence is MISGCRPLAAPSWVEKAIFYQIFPERFANGDPANDPPEALPWHEEPGEATFFGGDLQGIIEHLDYLTDLGVTALYLNPIFASVSPHKYDTYDYYQVDPHFGDRATLKELVALLHEREIKIILDGVFNHVGDEFWAFQDVVRRGPESPYVDWFYIYSFPVRRSPRPNYAAWWGFPDLPKLNTENPVVRRYLFDVASFWLREFQIDGWRLDVPNEISHDFWREFRKIVKQINPEAFILGEIWGEGTPWLEGDQFDSITHYQFRDLVLNFFARKCLDAGEFHARLLGFQKTYPPGVQSVLINLLGSHDTARVATIFLRASGDEPPASKIVSASGYLRMKAALLFQFTYPGVPLIYYGDEIGMLGEEGPACRRPMIWERERYNRELLAYYKDLIRLRKSYPVLQRGRFLPLCCHRKKNFYVFAREAGGEEVIIILNNNDWRQTVNFPVGALSAPEGKIWKDFFSGEKFIAQNGKIVVEDVAGNSGVALVPVKSG, encoded by the coding sequence GTGATATCCGGCTGCCGGCCCCTTGCGGCACCTTCGTGGGTAGAAAAAGCGATTTTTTATCAAATTTTCCCCGAGCGTTTTGCAAATGGTGATCCCGCCAACGATCCGCCCGAGGCTTTGCCCTGGCATGAGGAACCGGGAGAAGCAACGTTTTTTGGCGGCGATCTTCAGGGGATTATCGAACACCTTGATTATTTAACTGATTTGGGGGTTACGGCCCTTTATTTAAACCCGATTTTTGCTTCCGTTTCCCCCCATAAATATGATACATACGACTATTACCAGGTTGATCCTCACTTTGGAGATCGGGCAACCTTAAAAGAACTGGTTGCATTACTGCATGAGCGGGAGATCAAGATCATTCTGGACGGCGTTTTTAATCATGTAGGGGACGAATTCTGGGCTTTTCAGGATGTGGTGAGACGGGGTCCGGAATCTCCTTACGTGGACTGGTTTTACATTTACAGTTTTCCCGTTCGCAGGTCACCCCGTCCTAATTATGCGGCCTGGTGGGGATTCCCCGATTTGCCAAAGCTAAATACGGAGAATCCGGTAGTACGGCGTTACCTTTTTGATGTTGCCTCATTCTGGCTGCGGGAGTTTCAGATCGACGGTTGGCGCCTCGATGTTCCTAACGAGATCAGCCACGATTTCTGGCGTGAATTCCGGAAAATCGTAAAACAGATTAACCCCGAGGCTTTTATCTTGGGTGAGATTTGGGGCGAGGGTACACCCTGGCTCGAGGGGGATCAATTTGACTCCATCACTCACTACCAGTTCCGGGATCTTGTTTTGAACTTCTTTGCACGAAAGTGCCTCGATGCCGGGGAGTTTCATGCCCGGCTGTTAGGCTTCCAGAAGACTTACCCTCCCGGGGTGCAAAGTGTTTTGATCAACTTGCTGGGAAGCCATGATACGGCGCGGGTGGCTACAATCTTTCTTCGGGCGAGCGGAGATGAGCCTCCTGCTTCTAAGATCGTTTCCGCTTCCGGATACCTCCGCATGAAGGCTGCTCTTTTATTTCAATTTACCTATCCCGGGGTTCCTTTGATTTACTACGGCGATGAAATCGGTATGCTGGGTGAAGAGGGGCCTGCGTGCCGCCGCCCAATGATTTGGGAAAGGGAAAGGTACAACCGGGAGTTGCTGGCATATTACAAGGATTTAATCAGGTTAAGAAAAAGTTACCCGGTCCTGCAGCGCGGAAGGTTTCTCCCCCTCTGTTGCCACAGGAAAAAAAATTTCTATGTTTTTGCAAGGGAAGCAGGAGGTGAAGAGGTCATCATCATTTTAAATAACAACGATTGGAGACAGACGGTCAACTTTCCGGTTGGTGCTCTATCTGCTCCGGAAGGAAAGATTTGGAAAGACTTTTTTTCAGGGGAAAAGTTTATCGCCCAGAATGGGAAAATTGTTGTTGAAGATGTTGCAGGCAATTCCGGCGTAGCCCTTGTGCCGGTAAAATCCGGTTGA
- a CDS encoding DUF2197 domain-containing protein translates to MEVRCSLCGKKESITEVHKDFERIVKNPKSVYFCQMCLAKLQYDALEHNKPKKPIG, encoded by the coding sequence TTGGAGGTTCGATGTTCCCTGTGCGGAAAAAAGGAATCGATCACCGAAGTTCATAAAGATTTTGAGCGTATTGTCAAAAATCCGAAATCGGTTTATTTCTGTCAGATGTGCCTTGCAAAACTCCAATATGATGCTTTGGAGCATAACAAACCCAAAAAACCAATCGGATAG
- a CDS encoding NAD-dependent deacetylase, whose amino-acid sequence MTLVEAEYLNQVKKLADLLLSAKYPMALTGAGVSTESGIPDFRSPGTGLWEKIDPVKELSRDALESDPARFYEVGLPRFIRILKAEPNPAHLVLARLEEKGLLRGVITQNIDGLHVKAGSRNVFEVHGHLRTCFCLKCGKEDVFGFLVDSVQKGINPPLCRYCKDGVLRPHVVLFHDPMPRAFYAAAEALQDCDFLIIAGSSLQVYPVAYLPARVEKLAIINLMPTPYDDKARVVIRERAGKVLADLWKILAEQESAVF is encoded by the coding sequence ATGACTTTGGTGGAGGCCGAATATCTGAATCAGGTTAAGAAACTCGCTGACCTTCTCCTTTCCGCAAAATATCCCATGGCCTTAACCGGCGCAGGTGTCAGCACCGAGAGCGGGATTCCCGATTTTCGCAGTCCCGGAACGGGTCTTTGGGAAAAGATTGACCCCGTAAAGGAGCTTTCAAGGGATGCTCTTGAATCTGATCCTGCCCGCTTCTACGAGGTCGGCCTGCCCCGGTTTATCCGGATTTTAAAGGCAGAACCCAACCCCGCCCATCTGGTTTTGGCAAGATTAGAGGAAAAAGGTTTGTTGCGGGGTGTGATAACCCAGAATATAGATGGTCTTCATGTCAAGGCAGGCTCGCGAAATGTCTTCGAGGTGCATGGCCATCTTCGGACCTGCTTTTGCTTGAAATGCGGAAAGGAGGACGTGTTTGGTTTTCTGGTAGATTCGGTGCAAAAGGGGATCAATCCCCCCTTGTGCCGTTATTGCAAGGATGGTGTTTTACGCCCTCACGTTGTTCTTTTTCACGATCCCATGCCCCGCGCTTTTTATGCTGCTGCCGAGGCATTGCAAGATTGCGATTTCTTGATAATAGCAGGCAGCAGTCTCCAGGTTTATCCTGTTGCCTATTTGCCCGCTAGGGTAGAAAAGCTGGCCATCATCAACCTGATGCCAACACCCTATGATGATAAGGCAAGGGTGGTCATCAGGGAAAGAGCAGGCAAGGTGCTGGCTGATCTCTGGAAGATTTTAGCAGAACAAGAGTCAGCGGTCTTCTAA
- a CDS encoding histidinol-phosphate transaminase: MRKVEDLGRRAIFALNPYVPGKPVEEVERELGISGAIKLASNENPLGPSPLAIEALRGAITRVNSYPDSNCFYLKKELAAHLGCREENLIIGNGSDELLKLIAETFLEPGDDVVFAHPSFSEYEFASKIMEANCIAVPVKGDFTHDLKAMAGKIGPRTKIVFVCNPNNPTGTIVTEDELRAFFAEISPEVLVVMDEAYYEYVTDPEYPNSLQFIEEGKNVIVLRTFSKIYGLAGLRIGYGIARPEIIALINRVREPFNVNLLAQEAARASLRDQDHLRRSREIVLEGREYLYQAFDRLGLAYVPTQANFIFVNIFQDSRKVFAALLREGVIIRTGDIFGYPTYIRVTIGTPEENQRFIASLEKVLNTGG, encoded by the coding sequence TTGCGCAAGGTTGAAGATTTAGGGCGGCGTGCCATTTTTGCATTAAATCCTTATGTTCCCGGCAAACCCGTTGAAGAAGTGGAGCGGGAACTGGGGATTTCGGGAGCTATTAAGCTTGCTTCAAATGAAAATCCTCTGGGTCCATCACCCCTTGCTATAGAGGCCCTTCGGGGGGCAATTACGCGGGTGAATTCTTACCCCGACAGCAATTGCTTTTACCTGAAGAAAGAGCTGGCGGCCCATCTGGGATGCCGGGAAGAGAATTTAATCATTGGAAACGGGTCCGACGAACTCTTAAAGCTGATCGCAGAAACCTTTCTGGAACCCGGTGATGATGTGGTCTTTGCCCATCCTTCTTTTTCGGAATACGAATTTGCAAGCAAAATCATGGAGGCAAACTGCATCGCTGTTCCTGTGAAGGGGGACTTCACCCATGATTTAAAAGCGATGGCAGGAAAGATCGGGCCCCGGACAAAAATCGTCTTTGTCTGTAATCCCAACAATCCGACGGGAACGATTGTTACCGAGGATGAGCTTCGTGCCTTTTTTGCCGAGATCTCTCCCGAGGTCCTGGTCGTCATGGATGAAGCGTACTATGAATATGTGACAGATCCCGAGTATCCCAATTCCCTGCAGTTTATCGAAGAAGGAAAAAACGTTATTGTTTTAAGGACCTTTTCCAAAATCTACGGATTGGCGGGGCTGAGAATCGGGTACGGGATTGCCCGTCCGGAAATCATTGCTCTAATCAACCGGGTGAGGGAGCCCTTCAACGTCAATCTTCTAGCTCAGGAGGCGGCCCGGGCGAGCCTCCGCGATCAAGATCATCTCAGGCGAAGCAGAGAAATTGTCCTGGAAGGACGGGAGTATCTTTATCAGGCATTTGACCGGCTGGGGCTGGCATACGTTCCCACCCAGGCCAATTTTATCTTTGTAAACATTTTTCAGGATTCAAGGAAGGTTTTTGCTGCCTTGCTGCGGGAGGGAGTGATCATCCGGACGGGTGACATTTTCGGTTATCCGACCTATATCAGGGTTACCATCGGTACCCCGGAGGAGAATCAACGTTTTATCGCGAGCCTGGAAAAGGTTTTAAATACAGGGGGATGA